In the genome of Metabacillus litoralis, the window TTCATGTTCATTTGGTGTTATGTATGTAGCTTGAAGCAGCAATTCCTTTGGTAATGATTGAATAGGTGCTGGGTTTAGGATAACAGGCACACTATGTTTGCTCGCTAATTCAATTGATAACTTTACACTTTCAATAGGAATCTCTAGTTGTAGTAGAATAATATTTGCATCTGCAATGATCTTCTCATTCTCTCTAACCATATCAGGGGTAAGTTCGTGGTTAGCACCTGGAACAACAATGATACTGTTATCACCTTCAGATAAGGTGATAGAAGCAATTCCGGATGAAGCGTTTGGTACTGTTTTTATATAATTAGTAGTAACACCCTGATCTGACAGGTTTTGCATTAGTTCCTGTCCAAAAGCATCATCTCCAACACAACCTAGCATTGTGACATCAGCTCCAAGCTTCGAAGCTGCGACAGCCTGGTTAGCTCCCTTTCCACCTGGAATAGTAAAAAAAGAAGTTCCCAAAACCGTTTCACCGACTTTTGGAACGATATTTGTTTGTGTAACAAGATCCATATTAATACTTCCAATAACTAAAATCTTTCGCTCCTTCATTTTCATAGTCCTCCTTCAGAAACGAAAACAGCACCCATTAAAGGTGCTGTTTCATATTATACAGTTGGCTCAATCAAGCCATATTTTCCGTCTTTACGCTTGTAAACGACACTTGTCGTATTTGTTTTAGCATCGGTATAGACGAAGAAATTATGCCCTAGCATATCCATTTGCAGGATTGCTTCCTCAGCATCCATTGGCTTAAGGTCGAAACGCTTTGTTCGAACTACCTCATGGTCTTCATCTTCTTCAACTGGTTGATTACCCTCACCTTGATAGTTACTAAAAATATATTTAGGAGCACCTTGCTCGCGGACCTTACGATTTACTTTTGTTTTGTGCTTACGAATTTGACGTTCTAATTTATTAACAACTAGATCAATCGCTGCGTACATATCCTGGTGATTTTCTTCAGCTCGTAACACTAGATCTGTCATCGGAATGGTAACTTCAATTTTAGATTCTTGATCGTTATAATACTTCAGATTCACATTAACATTTGCATTAACGGCCTCTTCAAAGTATCTTTCAAGCTTACCAATTTTCTTTTCTGCATATTCTCTTAATGCTGGAGTTATTTCAATGTTTTCCCCTCTGACGTTATATCTCATGATTGAACTCCTCCTTTATGATAAAGCTATGTAGTACTACTTCTATATTTCCCTGCTTGTCTCCTGCCTAAACTGAAAAAGTTTTTGAAAAATTTTGTGGATTTTGTAGAATGGTGTTTGATTGGGTTAAGATTGTGAAGGTTGTGTAAAGATAATATATGTTGGAGGTCTTACATACATGTAAAAAACTCGCCTTTGTAGACGAGTTTTTTTGTTAGTTTGTGATATACGGTTGAAGCTTTTTTTGAACGGTTTCTTTCCAAGCTACAAATGCCGGAGTAAGTTGATTTTTGATATAGTGATGTTTCTTTTCTGAGTCCATAAAAAATTGCTCAAGACCCTCTAATTCCTTAATTACAATATCAAAGTTTTTCACTGCTTCTGAGAGGTTTTGCTCATCGTTCAAACTAGCAACAATTGTTGGGTTTGAAGAGTCTATGTGGTTGAAGGCAATCAGAATATCTGAAAAAATACGGTCACTTTCAGTTTTCGATAAATTATTGAAGCCTTCGTTTACGTAATCAAAGCCCTCTTCGATTGTATTCAAAAGATGATAGTAATAAGTAATCATCTGGTATTGG includes:
- the rbsK gene encoding ribokinase → MKERKILVIGSINMDLVTQTNIVPKVGETVLGTSFFTIPGGKGANQAVAASKLGADVTMLGCVGDDAFGQELMQNLSDQGVTTNYIKTVPNASSGIASITLSEGDNSIIVVPGANHELTPDMVRENEKIIADANIILLQLEIPIESVKLSIELASKHSVPVILNPAPIQSLPKELLLQATYITPNEHEQESLLLNGELTEEESEQVKQKCIVTQGSQGVLIYQKKEELIPGYKVKAVDSTGAGDTFNGALAVSLSKGVALKEACQFANAAAALSVTKLGAQSGMPTLEEVEKFIAQV
- the hpf gene encoding ribosome hibernation-promoting factor, HPF/YfiA family translates to MRYNVRGENIEITPALREYAEKKIGKLERYFEEAVNANVNVNLKYYNDQESKIEVTIPMTDLVLRAEENHQDMYAAIDLVVNKLERQIRKHKTKVNRKVREQGAPKYIFSNYQGEGNQPVEEDEDHEVVRTKRFDLKPMDAEEAILQMDMLGHNFFVYTDAKTNTTSVVYKRKDGKYGLIEPTV